In one Paramisgurnus dabryanus chromosome 21, PD_genome_1.1, whole genome shotgun sequence genomic region, the following are encoded:
- the LOC135776005 gene encoding uncharacterized protein has product MDASLKEFLIKRNIGEDVIQKLEDENIDKTVIPMMTDSDLAKYIPKAGDRISTVAFCRQVSTSNQSQSRKDTILSRLRHRLSSGDDSIPAKKSSSWIGNSNAKKTQRRIELGWMDFDEKEQRYKQVKAINGGGTRHLSLDKNKTVKDVKDDAEILFFPNGYSKKQKKLSHYTTDIECSQVHVEMSKTIEQLYSESKVRILRLYLCTKMKPEEQSSDEDEAVTAVIDLNDSETENVINSVSSVDSEITLGASESETVQMDDTLPWDHFEHQIIEEPFLAPETVIIVTESGFEVPPLDELNPDGLISTRENFLTSPVIDEIQSVSTPETLLGDNGVPAQIGHELQPSVATLIVRRGQCLTDLISAFKNPDVINTEVHIKMRLPNGDLEEGEGIGVFRDCLTEFWTDFYDSCTLGVDVKVPFIRHDYQYEEWQAVARVFVVGWKQASYLPVKLATPFLEEVLYGTTTSSLKDSLLLYVSEQERAVLMSALKDFDSVDSDELFDVLDAHECKQVPNKDTLIPLLAQIGHKAIIQAPMYMIECWRPIMVHVASMLPPDGLHQAIKQKKPTAKIVKELLHFPDDMTAAQAAVARYLKKYIGEIDQNTLQLFLRFCTGSDLMDRPITIEFVETSDFLRRPQTHTCGCILKLPVGYHSYPDLRSEFNKILTSSVWAMDII; this is encoded by the exons ATGGATGCTTCACTGAAAGAGTTCCTAATAAAGCGTAACATTGGTGAAGACGTTATTCAAAAGCTTGAAGATGAAAAC aTTGATAAAACTGTAATTCCTATGATGACAGACAGTGACTTGGCAAAGTACATCCCTAAAGCTGGAGATAGAATCTCTACTGTGGCCTTTTGCAGACAAGTCAGTACATCAAATCAGTCACAGTCCAGGAAAGACACTATACTTTCAAGACTACGACATAGGCTGTCTTCTGGTGATGACAGTATTCCTGCAAAGAAAAGTTCTTCATGGATTGGAAACTCAAATGCTAAAAAAACACAGAGACGCATTGAGCTTGGGTGGATGGATTTTGATGAAAAAGAGCAGCGGTACAAACAAGTGAAGGCAATAAATGGTGGAGGAACAAGACATCTCTCTCTAGACAAAAACAAAACGGTGAAAGATGTGAAGGATGATGCTGAAATTCTGTTTTTCCCAAATGGTTAttcaaagaaacaaaaaaaactttcacaCTACACAACTGATATTGAGTGCTCTCAGGTGCATGTTGAAATGTCCAAAACAATAGAGCAGTTGTACAGTGAAAGCAAAGTCAGAATACTGAGACTGTATCTGTGTACCAAAATGAAACCAGAAGAGCAATCCAGTGATGAGGATGAAGCTGTTACTGCAGTTATAGATCTCAATGACAGTGAAACAGAAAACGTAATCAATTCAGTGTCGTCAGTTGACTCTGAAATTACTTTAGGAGCTTCTGAGAGTGAAACTGTGCAAATGGATGACACATTACCATGGGATCATTTTGAACATCAAATAATTGAAGAACCATTCCTTGCTCCTGAAACGGTAATTATTGTAACTGAGAGTGGCTTTGAAGTTCCACCACTAGATGAACTAAATCCTGATGGTCTAATTTCAACAAGAGAAAATTTTCTGACCTCTCCAGTCATTGATGAAATCCAGTCTGTCTCTACACCAGAAACTTTGTTGGGAGACAATGGTGTTCCAGCTCAAATAGGTCATGAACTACAACCTTCTGTTGCGACACTGATTGTGAGGAGAGGACAATGTCTCACTGACCTTATTAGTGCTTTTAAAAATCCAGATGTTATTAATACAGAAGTTCACATTAAGATGCGTTTACCAAATGGAGATCTTGAAGAGGGTGAAGGAATTGGTGTATTTCGAGACTGCCTGACTGAATTTTGGACAGATTTTTATGACAGCTGCACTCTGGGGGTGGATGTAAAAGTACCCTTTATCAGACATGATTATCAGTATGAAGAGTGGCAAGCAGTAGCAAGAGTGTTTGTTGTTGGTTGGAAGCAAGCTAGCTATTTACCTGTGAAACTGGCAACACCTTTTCTGGAAGAAGTACTGTATGGCACTACAACCAGTAGCCTAAAGGATTCCCTTTTGTTGTATGTATCTGAACAAGAAAGAGCTGTCCTTATGAGTGCTTTAAAAGACTTTGACTCTGTTGACTCAGATGAACTGTTTGATGTTCTTGATGCACATGAGTGCAAACAGGTCCCCAACAAAGACACACTCATCCCTCTCCTAGCACAAATAGGACACAAGGCCATCATACAGGCCCCAATGTATATGATTGAGTGTTGGCGTCCCATTATGGTGCATGTGGCTAGTATGCTACCACCAGATGGTCTGCATCAAGCAATTAAACAGAAGAAACCAACTGCAAAAATAGTAAAGGAGCTGTTACACTTCCCAGATGACATGACAGCAGCCCAGGCAGCGGTTGCACGCTATCTGAAAAAGTACATTGGTGAAATTGATCAGAACACCCTTCAGCTTTTCCTCCGGTTCTGTACTGGTTCAGATTTAATGGATAGGCCTATAACTATTGAGTTTGTTGAAACTAGTGATTTTCTACGCAggccacaaacacacacatgcggATGCATTTTAAAGCTCCCAGTAGGCTATCACAGTTATCCTGATCTACGCAGTGAATTCAATAAGATCCTGACAAGCTCCGTGTGGGCCATGGATATTATTTAA